Proteins from a genomic interval of Oncorhynchus nerka isolate Pitt River unplaced genomic scaffold, Oner_Uvic_2.0 unplaced_scaffold_1920, whole genome shotgun sequence:
- the LOC135567626 gene encoding uncharacterized protein LOC135567626 encodes MKAHKASYVNKNPVDRGEEKETLGDLLFVKGCSINFQQRAASATALIEVSPVDPEKTKPASAILQFTDLKGLRKRDRSCSPSPGTTTPIPHPLLLPLTRTTTPFPIPAAPPSPRTTTPFLHPPLLPLTPYHNPIPSSPPLPSTRTTTPIPPSPPLPLRHNHSNIPIPSIPLHPPCSPSFGTTTPIPPSPAAPLSSRHHNPHSSIPRCSPLTPYHNPIPPSPAAPHQTVPQPPFLHPQLLPLTPYHNPHSSIPRCSPSNRTTTPIPPSPAAPPHSGTTTPIPPSPLLPLNRYHNPIPPSPLLPLTPYHNPIPPSPAASPHPVPQPHSPILHCSPSSRNTTPILLIPRRSPSSHTTTPILLIPCRSPSIRTTTPIHPSSAAPPHPVPQPPFPYPLLLPLTPYHNPIPPPPLLPLILYHNPHSPSPAAPPHSIPQPPSSPSPAAPLTPYHNPHPPSSPTAPPHAVPQPPSSPIPRSPSSCTTTPILLIPATPPHTVPQPHPSPRPPPLPSPRTTTPIPPSPAASLMPYHNPHSPIPCCSPSPRTTTPIPPSPTAPPHTVPQPPSSLIPCRSPSPRTTTPILPHPLPLPLIPYHNPHPPPSPCSPSPLTPIPHSPHPTTPIPPSPLLPLIRTTTPILPHPLPLPLIPYHNPHPPRPPPLPSICTTTPSSLIPRRSSALDLFLLPIRQRNGEMENRE; translated from the exons ATGAAAGCTCATAAAGCCAGCTATGTAAATAAAAACCCTGTAGAcagaggtgaggagaaggagaCCCTTGGGGATTTGTTGTTTGTGAAGGGCTGCTCCATTAACTTCCAACAGAGAGCTGCCTCTGCTACTGCCCTCATTGAGGTGTCTCCTGTAGACCCTGAAAAGACAAAGCCTGCCAGTGCCATCTTGCAGTTTACTGACTTGAAAGGGCTGAGGAAGAGGGACAGGAG CTGCTCCCCCTCACCCGGTACCACAACCCCCATTCCCCATCCCCTGCTGCTCCCCCTCACCCGTACCACAACCCCATTCCCCATCCCCGCTGCTCCCCCCTCACCCCGTACCACAACCCCATTCCTCCATCCCCCGCTGCTCCCCCTCACCCCGTACCACAACCCCATCCCCTCATCCCCGCCACTCCCCTCAACCCGTACCACAACCCCCATTCCTCCATCCCCGCCGCTCCCCCTCCGTCACAACCATTCCAACAtccccattccctccatccccctccatcccccctgcTCCCCCTCATTCGGTACCACAACCCCCATTCCTCCATCCCCCGCTGCTCCCCTCTCATCCCGTCACCACAACCCCCATTCCTCCATCCCCCGCTGCTCCCCCCTCACCCCGTACCACAACCCCATTCCTCCATCCCCCGCTGCTCCCCATCAAACCGTACCACAACCCCCATTCCTCCATCCCCAGCTGCTCCCCCTCACCCCGTACCACAACCCCCATTCCTCCATCCCCCGCTGCTCCCCCTCAAACCGTACCACAACCCCCATTCCTCCATCCCCCGCTGCTCCCCCTCATTCCGGTACCACAACCCCCATTCCTCCATCCCCGCTGCTCCCCCTCAATCGGTACCACAACCCCATTCCTCCATCCCCGCTGCTCCCCCTCACCCCGTACCACAACCCCATTCCCCCATCCCCTGCTGCTTCCCCTCACCCCGTACCACAACCCCATTCCCCCATCCTCCACTGCTCCCCCTCATCCCGTAACACAacccccatcctcctcatccCCCGCCGCTCCCCCTCATCCCATACCACAacccccatcctcctcatccCCTGCCGCTCCCCCTCAATCCGTACCACAACCCCCATTCACCCATCCTCCGCTGCTCCCCCTCACCCCGTACCACAacccccattcccctatcccctacTGCTCCCCCTCACGCCGTACCACAACCCCATTCCTCCACCCCCGTTGCTCCCCCTCATCCTGTACCACAACCCCCATTCCCCATCCCCCGCCGCTCCCCCTCACTCCATACCACAACCCCCATCCTCCCCGTCCCCCGCCGCTCCCCTCACCCCGTACCACAACCCCCATCCTCCTTCATCCCCTACCGCTCCCCCTCATGCCGTACCACAACCCCCatcctcccccatcccccgctccccctCATCCTGTACCACAacccccatcctcctcatccCCGCCACTCCCCCTCATACCGTACCACAACCCCATCCCTCCCCCCGTCCCCCGCCGCTCCCCTCACCCCGTACCACAACCCCCATTCCTCCATCCCCTGCTGCTTCCCTCATGCCGTACCACAACCCCCATTCCCCCATCCCCTGCTGCTCCCCCTCACCCCGTACCACAACCCCCATTCCCCCATCCCCTACTGCTCCCCCTCATACCGTACCACAACCCccatcctccctcatcccctGCCGCTCCCCCTCACCCCGTACCACAACCCccatcctccctcatcccctGCCGCTCCCCCTCATCCCGTACCACAACCCCcatcctcccccatccccctgctccccctcacccctcacccccattccccattcccctCACCCCACAACCCCCATTCCTCCATCCCCGCTGCTCCCCCTCATCCGTACCACAACACccatcctccctcatcccctGCCGCTCCCCCTCATCCCGTACCACAACCCCCATCCTCCCCGTCCCCCGCCGCTCCCCTCAATCTGTACCACAACCccatcctccctcatcccccgCCGCTCCAGTGCCCTCGATTTATTTCTTCTTCCCATCagacagagaaatggagagatggagaacagagagtga